From Variimorphobacter saccharofermentans, one genomic window encodes:
- a CDS encoding methionine ABC transporter ATP-binding protein, whose translation MSNKTPIVELVGIGKTFRTKDHEVKALEDINLTIYEGEIFGIIGLSGAGKSTLVRCINFLERPTEGSVYFHGVDLAKLNDKELLRERQSMGMIFQQFNLLMQRNSLDNICFPLEIAGVPKKQARKRAKELLEVVGLSDKAKAFPAQLSGGQKQRIAIARALATNPKVILCDEATSALDPTTTRSILNLLKDINKKFGITVIVITHEMSVIEEICNRVAIIDQSHIAEIGEVEEVFVRPQSKIAKQLVFSGETHIDTFEGEHKCRIIFDGRTSFEPVIANMVLECKTPVNIMFADTKDIDGKAFGQMVIQLPNDEIGRKRIMNYLKVNQITYEEVE comes from the coding sequence ATGAGCAATAAAACACCAATCGTAGAGTTGGTTGGAATCGGAAAGACCTTTCGTACAAAAGATCATGAGGTGAAAGCGCTGGAAGATATTAATCTAACCATATACGAGGGAGAGATTTTTGGAATTATTGGACTCAGTGGTGCCGGTAAAAGTACTTTGGTTCGATGTATTAATTTTTTAGAAAGACCTACTGAGGGTTCGGTATATTTTCATGGTGTTGATTTAGCAAAATTAAATGATAAGGAGCTTTTGAGGGAACGACAATCCATGGGGATGATCTTTCAGCAGTTTAATCTGCTGATGCAAAGAAATTCTTTGGACAATATATGTTTTCCCCTGGAAATCGCTGGAGTACCGAAGAAGCAGGCTAGAAAACGGGCAAAGGAATTACTTGAGGTAGTAGGGCTTTCTGATAAGGCAAAGGCCTTTCCGGCTCAGTTATCAGGAGGACAGAAGCAGAGAATAGCGATTGCCAGAGCTTTGGCGACCAATCCGAAAGTTATATTATGTGATGAAGCAACTAGTGCCTTGGATCCTACAACTACCCGTTCTATATTAAACCTGTTGAAGGATATTAATAAGAAATTCGGTATTACCGTTATTGTTATTACTCATGAAATGAGTGTCATCGAGGAGATATGTAACAGAGTCGCAATTATCGATCAGAGTCATATCGCAGAAATAGGAGAAGTGGAAGAGGTATTTGTCAGACCACAATCAAAGATTGCAAAGCAGCTGGTATTCTCTGGCGAGACACATATTGATACCTTTGAGGGAGAACACAAATGTAGAATTATCTTCGACGGAAGAACATCCTTCGAACCGGTAATAGCGAATATGGTACTGGAATGCAAGACACCTGTGAATATCATGTTCGCCGATACAAAGGATATTGACGGAAAAGCATTTGGCCAGATGGTAATTCAGCTTCCCAATGATGAGATAGGAAGAAAGAGAATTATGAATTATCTGAAGGTAAATCAGATAACCTATGAGGAGGTGGAGTAA
- a CDS encoding methionine ABC transporter permease, protein MWSEAVIKMIGVGILETLYMTLFSSLIAYLIGLPIGIVLVVTDKDGIAPLVILNKILGVIVNLVRSVPFVILLITVMPFTRFLIGTTIGSTAVVVPLIIASAPYIARLVESSLKEVDKGVIEAAQSMGASPIQIIFKVLIPEAKPSLIIGGAIAVTTILSYSAMSGFVGGGGLGDIAIRYGYYRYETEIMLVTVVILVLIVQVIQELGSMWMKRTDKRI, encoded by the coding sequence ATGTGGAGTGAAGCGGTTATTAAAATGATCGGAGTGGGTATATTAGAGACTCTGTATATGACCCTATTCTCGTCTCTGATTGCTTATTTGATTGGTCTTCCGATAGGAATTGTACTGGTTGTTACCGATAAGGATGGAATAGCTCCTCTTGTAATCCTGAACAAGATACTGGGGGTAATTGTTAACCTGGTTCGATCCGTTCCGTTTGTGATATTGCTCATTACGGTAATGCCCTTTACAAGATTTCTGATTGGTACAACGATAGGTTCAACAGCGGTTGTAGTGCCATTGATTATTGCTTCGGCCCCTTATATTGCTCGATTAGTAGAGTCCTCACTGAAGGAAGTCGATAAGGGTGTAATTGAAGCGGCACAGAGTATGGGAGCAAGTCCGATACAGATTATATTTAAAGTACTGATTCCAGAGGCGAAGCCATCCTTAATTATAGGAGGAGCTATTGCTGTAACAACGATACTTAGCTATTCAGCTATGTCCGGTTTTGTTGGTGGTGGCGGCTTAGGAGATATAGCAATCCGTTATGGATATTATCGCTATGAGACAGAGATTATGCTGGTCACCGTAGTAATTCTGGTTTTAATTGTGCAGGTCATTCAGGAGCTTGGAAGCATGTGGATGAAACGTACAGATAAACGCATATAG
- a CDS encoding MetQ/NlpA family ABC transporter substrate-binding protein — protein MKKVLVGLLLVTLIGAGLTGCGTKTGSADKKIVIGASATPHAEILEQARPILEKAGYELEIKEYADYVQPNLALDSGDLDANYFQHKPYLDQFNQENNTKIVSAAIIHYEPFGIYPGKTKTIEELADGAQIAVPNDATNEARALLLLEAQGLIKLKEGVGLNATKNDIVENPKNVEIVEIEAAQLARSLQDVDLAVINGNYAIEAGLNVSKDAIAFEDKDSVAAETYGNIIAVKEGNENREDIKALIDALKSDAVRQYINDTYEGAVVPKF, from the coding sequence ATGAAGAAAGTATTAGTAGGATTATTATTAGTAACCTTAATTGGAGCCGGTCTTACTGGCTGCGGTACCAAGACTGGTAGTGCAGATAAGAAGATTGTTATAGGTGCCAGCGCGACACCTCATGCTGAAATACTGGAACAGGCAAGACCAATTCTGGAAAAAGCAGGCTATGAGCTGGAAATTAAAGAATATGCAGATTACGTTCAGCCTAATCTGGCATTGGATAGTGGAGATTTGGATGCAAATTACTTCCAACACAAGCCATACCTTGATCAATTCAACCAAGAGAATAATACGAAAATTGTATCAGCTGCTATTATTCACTATGAGCCCTTTGGTATTTATCCTGGTAAGACAAAAACGATTGAAGAATTAGCGGATGGTGCTCAGATAGCAGTGCCTAACGATGCAACGAACGAGGCGAGAGCACTCTTGCTATTGGAGGCACAGGGATTAATAAAGCTTAAGGAAGGTGTAGGCCTCAATGCAACGAAAAATGACATTGTAGAAAACCCTAAGAATGTTGAAATTGTCGAAATTGAAGCTGCACAGCTGGCACGTTCCTTACAGGATGTTGACCTTGCAGTTATCAACGGAAATTATGCTATCGAGGCAGGTTTGAATGTATCTAAGGATGCAATCGCATTTGAGGATAAGGATTCTGTAGCTGCTGAAACTTATGGTAATATCATCGCTGTCAAGGAAGGAAATGAAAACAGAGAGGATATTAAGGCTTTAATCGATGCTTTAAAAAGCGATGCAGTAAGACAATATATCAATGATACCTACGAAGGAGCAGTAGTTCCTAAATTCTAA
- a CDS encoding DUF3810 domain-containing protein, whose product MSIILKYKRVYLLGLIPISLLFIYLAKHSPFFAEIIYAKHIYRWLSQIISTISGILPFSLAEMMIIAIPVLFLVLLIRFIIIFVAEKEKRRDTVLRALLNTLCTGSVVLFLFTILAGINYYRYPFSSYSELIIQASSLEELYMLTDDLVQEANELRQQIAQTDEEGVFDLSISYYQLAKEADLAFELLAEEYPILGGYYGAPKPVLLSELMSRTEITGIFIPFTMEANVNVHVPDYTIPATMLHELAHLRGFMREDEANFLSYLAGMKSDNVEIRYSCTMLALTIAGNALYSQDYDLYAQIRKQYSEDVLKDIRANSSYWQQYEDTVVSTISNKVNDTYLKANAQTDGVKSYGRMLDLLLAKYRKEQAEQDELQ is encoded by the coding sequence ATGAGCATAATTTTGAAATATAAAAGAGTTTACTTACTTGGATTAATTCCAATTTCACTGTTATTCATATATCTTGCGAAACATAGTCCATTCTTCGCAGAAATCATTTATGCGAAGCATATCTATAGATGGCTATCACAAATTATTTCAACAATTTCAGGTATACTTCCCTTTTCACTGGCGGAGATGATGATAATAGCAATTCCGGTTCTTTTCCTTGTGCTTTTGATCCGATTTATTATTATATTTGTAGCAGAGAAAGAGAAAAGAAGGGATACTGTATTACGTGCGCTTCTAAACACGCTTTGTACCGGAAGTGTGGTACTTTTCTTATTTACGATATTAGCTGGGATTAATTATTACAGATATCCCTTCAGCAGTTATTCAGAGCTGATTATTCAGGCATCATCCCTTGAGGAGTTATACATGCTTACAGATGATCTTGTACAGGAAGCAAATGAACTCAGACAGCAAATTGCCCAAACAGATGAAGAGGGTGTATTCGATTTATCCATTAGCTATTATCAATTAGCAAAGGAAGCAGACCTGGCATTTGAACTGCTGGCAGAGGAGTATCCCATTCTGGGAGGATATTACGGTGCTCCGAAACCGGTTTTGCTATCGGAGCTTATGTCAAGAACGGAGATAACCGGAATATTTATTCCCTTTACGATGGAAGCAAATGTAAATGTACATGTACCTGATTATACAATTCCTGCTACGATGCTTCATGAATTGGCTCATTTAAGAGGCTTTATGAGAGAAGACGAGGCTAATTTTCTCTCCTATCTGGCCGGTATGAAATCGGACAATGTAGAAATTCGATATAGCTGTACAATGCTTGCATTAACTATCGCAGGAAATGCACTTTACAGTCAGGATTACGATTTGTATGCTCAAATCAGGAAGCAGTATTCAGAAGATGTGTTGAAGGATATCCGGGCGAACTCCTCCTATTGGCAGCAGTATGAGGATACAGTGGTAAGTACTATTTCGAATAAAGTTAATGACACATACCTGAAGGCCAACGCACAAACCGATGGGGTGAAAAGCTATGGCCGAATGCTAGATTTGCTGTTAGCAAAGTATCGTAAGGAACAGGCAGAGCAGGATGAACTACAATAA